A genomic window from Triticum aestivum cultivar Chinese Spring unplaced genomic scaffold, IWGSC CS RefSeq v2.1 scaffold31074, whole genome shotgun sequence includes:
- the LOC123172745 gene encoding uncharacterized protein yields MSSPSMAAALHRRPRSRPPLEDEDLLSEIFLRLPPQPSSLPRASAVCKRWRRLVFDRGFLRRYRQHHRRSPPLLGFFRSDYAGISYTPAMEAPDRVPAGRFSLLLYDSRARILSCRHGLLLFARSSGNRFLVWDPVTRDQHRLVAPPPFDIYAAQVDGAVLRAAGDAHHFQVVLVSYQQKQVIACIYSSETGVWSDLMPTSVQRTAVGCQGMPAVLVGDSLYLLLSDGGITVILEVDLNRQSLALIQVPLSMLAYGHHRDYMTLARAEGGGLGLLWKEGFTAQFWKMNAGCDGVSSWVWGRTIKLDKLLSLNLEEIKRIQRIAYAEENNVAFLRTVSGVFMVQLESLQFSKLPEKNNCAICYPLESVYAAETSIGGGHGGADQDMIVLV; encoded by the coding sequence atgAGCTCcccctccatggcggccgccctccaccgccgcccccgctCCCGCCCGCCTCTGGAAGACGAGGATCTGCTCTCCGAGAtcttcctccgcctcccgccgcagcCGTCCTCCCTCCCCCGCGCCTCCGCCGTCTGCAAGCGCTGGCGCCGCCTCGTCTTCGACCGCGGCTTCCTCCGCCGCTACCGCCAACACCACCGCCGCAGCCCTCCGCTCCTCGGTTTCTTCCGCAGCGACTATGCAGGCATCTCCTACACGCCTGCCATGGAGGCCCCCGATCGTGTCCCCGCCGGGCGCTTCTCTTTGCTTCTCTACGACAGCCGCGCCAGAATCCTCAGCTGCCGCCATGGACTCCTGCTCTTCGCCCGCTCATCGGGAAACCGGTTCCTGGTGTGGGACCCCGTCACCCGCGACCAGCACAGGCTTGTCGCGCCACCGCCGTTCGACATCTACGCAGCTCAGGTGGACGGGGCGGTGCTCCGGGCTGCTGGAGACGCCCACCACTTCCAGGTGGTATTGGTAAGCTACCAACAGAAGCAAGTGATCGCCTGCATTTACTCCTCGGAGACTGGTGTATGGAGTGATCTCATGCCAACATCGGTCCAACGCACGGCCGTGGGTTGTCAAGGCATGCCTGCTGTGTTGGTCGGGGATTCCCTTTACTTGCTGCTCTCTGACGGTGGTATAACTGTAATTCTTGAGGTTGATTTGAACAGGCAGAGCCTAGCTTTGATACAGGTGCCACTGTCTATGCTTGCCTATGGTCATCATAGGGACTATATGACACTTGCACGAGCAGAGGGTGGCGGGCTGGGTTTACTCTGGAAGGAAGGCTTCACCGCCCAGTTCTGGAAGATGAATGCTGGTTGTGATGGTGTTTCTTCATGGGTGTGGGGAAGAACTATTAAATTGGACAAGCTACTTTCCCTGAATTTAGAGGAGATAAAGCGCATACAGAGGATAGCGTATGCTGAGGAAAATAATGTGGCTTTCTTGCGGACAGTTTCCGGTGTCTTCATGGTCCAGCTTGAGTCATTGCAGTTCAGTAAACTTCCTGAAAAAAACAACTGTGCTATCTGCTATCCATTAGAAAGTGTCTATGCTGCAG